In Hirundo rustica isolate bHirRus1 chromosome 4, bHirRus1.pri.v3, whole genome shotgun sequence, a genomic segment contains:
- the LOC120751905 gene encoding zinc finger protein 572-like, which produces MEPAMEPVFSSLHRPRGSDAAGYPGDKEEEKGFPEVLRQEERPQGGEAQSPERGAACDGPPHKKRDSGKLVLGADGQKLPWEEKPFKCPECGKGFKGHSRLLTHLQIHTREKVFVCAECRKSFNRKANLVVHQRVHTGERPYKCKECEKTFSCASSLVAHHKTHLKKKTFSCTTCRKDFSGNRALLQHQRVHTDEKPCRSSEHGNSFSVSSNSIRHQHLSERPSEYTADANQSEFTSLHQKEEQRCGAEESERDHWNLVSAELKKMRENMDMFLLNQQSQLQVLQEIQKQLNTLLPGNALLNSNVYSLGLLLGQQAAAAASVSCPLLNPSRLLACKGASALSLSSASGALPAPQLPVSQDPVTSAACSALCCECVRCKHV; this is translated from the exons ATGGAGCCAGCAATGGAGCCCGTATTTTCCAGTCTCCATCGCCCCAGGGGGAGTGATGCTGCAGGATATCCAG GggacaaggaggaggagaagggctTCCCTGAAGTCCTTAGGCAAGAGGAACGGCCTCAGGGAGGTgaagcccagagcccagagaggggggcAGCCTGTGATGGTCCCCCTCATAAAAAAAGAGACTCCGGGAAGCTCGTGCTCGGCGCTGATGGCCAGAAACTGCCCTGGGAAGAGAAACCCTTCAAGTGTCcagaatgtgggaagggcttcaaggGGCACTCCAGACTCCTGACCCACCTGCAAATCCACACAAGAGAAaaggtgtttgtgtgtgcagaaTGTAGGAAGAGCTTCAACAGGAAGGCCAACCTGGTGGTTCACCAGAGAGTCCATACAGGGGAGAGGCCATACAAGTGCAAGGAATGTGAGAAAACCTTCAGCTGTGCCTCGAGCCTCGTTGCTCACCACAAAACccatctgaaaaagaaaaccttttcctgCACTACATGCAGAAAGGACTTCAGTGGgaacagagctctgctgcagcatcagAGAGTCCATACAGATGAGAAGCCCTGTAGGAGTTCAGAGCATGGAAATAGCTTCAGTGTGAGCTCAAACTCCATCAGACATCAACATCTGAGCGAGAGACCCAGTGAATACACAGCAG ATGCAAACCAATCTGAATTTACATCTCTGCATCAGAAAGAAGAGCAAAGGTGTGGTGCAGAGGAAAGTGAGAGGGATCACTGGAATCTTGTTTCTGCAGAGT TgaagaaaatgagggaaaacatGGATATGTTTCTCCTGAATCAGCAAAGTCAGCTGCAGGTGCTTCAGGAAATTCAGAAGCAACTGAATACGCTGCTCCCAGGCAATGCTCTCTTGAACTCCAATGTTTATAGCTTAGGACTCCTGCTAGGACAGCAGGCGGCTGCTGCAGCATCTGTTTCTTGCCCCCTTCTTAATCCCAGCAGGCTCCTCGCCTGTAAAGGTGCCAGTGCCTTATCCCTTTCATCTGCCTctggagctctgcctgctcctcagctcccagTCTCTCAAGATCCTGTGACTTCTGCAGCTTGCTCAGCGTTGTGCTGTGAATGTGTTCGGTGCAAACACGTGTGA